One window of Mauremys reevesii isolate NIE-2019 linkage group 4, ASM1616193v1, whole genome shotgun sequence genomic DNA carries:
- the LOC120403213 gene encoding apoptosis-associated speck-like protein containing a CARD, with protein sequence MSARDRLENVLEELEEMDFKKFKVKLNQAQPPSGYSNIPRGQLERADCLDVCRLMISYYLETGAIQMAKQVLEDINQRDLAAKLEGV encoded by the coding sequence ATGAGCGCGCGGGACCGGCTGGAGAATGTCCTGGAGGAGCTGGAAGAGATGGACTTCAAGAAGTTCAAGGTGAAGCTGAACCAGGCCCAGCCGCCCTCGGGCTACAGCAACATCCCCCGGGGTCAGCTGGAGCGGGCAGACTGCCTAGATGTGTGCAGACTGATGATCAGCTACTACCTGGAGACGGGGGCCATACAGATGGCCAAGCAGGTGCTGGAGGACATCAACCAGAGGGACTTGGCTGCCAAGCTGGAGGGGGTATAA